A stretch of DNA from Streptomyces rubradiris:
GGTTGGGTCCGGTGACGACCGCGATCCGGTCCGCGCCGACCTTGGCGACGTCCTCGACGACCTCGCTCATCCGCATGGTGGAGCCGAGTTCGACGCCCTTCATCAGGGAGACGAGGACGGTGTCCGGCGCCAGCCGCGGCGACCAGTCGGCGAGGTTCTCGCGCAGCGTCTGGGAGGGGATCGCGAGCACGGTGAAGTCCGCGCCGGCGAGCGCCTCGGCGGCGTCGGCGGTGGCGCGCAGGTTCCGCGGGAGTTCCACGCCGGGCAGGTAGTCGGGGTTGGTCCGGGTGGAGTTGACCGCCTCGGCCAGCCCTGGCCGGCGGGCCCACAGGGTCACGTCACAGCCGGCGTCGGCGAGCACCATGCCGAAGGCGGTGCCCCACGAACCGGTGCCCATGACGGCCGCCCGCACAGGCTTGCTCACTTGGTCTGCCCTTCCGTCTGCCTGGCCCGCGCCTGAGCCTGCGCCTGGGTGCGGCGCCGCTGCTCGATCCGCTCGCGGCGCGGGTCGTACGGCGTCTCGGGCGCCTTCTCGCCGCGGATGTCCTCCAGCAGCCGGGTGATGGCCGCCATGATGACCTCGGTGGCCTCCTTCAGTACGTCCGGGGTCATCTCCTTGCCGTAGAAACGGGAGAGGTCCACGGGCGGGCCCGCCAGGACGTGGTGCGTCTTGCGCGGGAAGAGGTTCGGCTTCTTGGCGTAGGGCGGCAGCAGTTCGTTGGCGCCCCACTGGGCGACCGGGATGACCGGGCACCTGGTCTGCAGGGCGACCCGGGCGGCGCCGGTCTTGCCGGTCATGGGCCAGCCGTCCGGGTCGCGGGTGAGGGTGCCCTCGGGGTAGAAGGCGACGCACTCGCCGCGCTCGACGGCGTCGATGGCGGCCCGGAAGGCGCTGAGCGCGTCCGTGGACTCGCGGTAGACGGGGATCTGTCCGGTGCCGCGCATGGCGGCACCGACCAATCCCTTCTTGAAAAGGCCGCTCTTCGCCAGGAATCGCGGAACCCGTCCGGTGTTGTACTGATAGTGCGCGTATGCGAAGGGGTCCACGTGGGAATTGTGGTTCACCACGGTGATAAATCCGCCCTCGGCCGGAATGTGCTCCATTCCACGCCAGTCCCGCTTGATCAGAACCACCAGCGGCGGTTTGCAGATCACCGCGGCGAAGCGGTACCAGAAGCCGATTCTGCGGCGGGGCACAAGGACACCTTCCTCTAGGACTGCCACCCCGGCGGGGGTCGCACAAGTGTGGCCCCGGGCCGCCGGTCTGTCGAGAACACCGTACGCCCCGCCTCCCGGTACACCGGCGAGCCCAGGTGACAATGAACGGGACGAGGGAGGGACGGTACGTCGGTGCAGTGGACCTTGGTCATCCCGTTGAAGCCCCTGGCCCGGGCCAAGAGCAGGCTCGCGGACACCGCCGGTGACGGGGTGCGCCCGGGGCTGGCGCTGGCGTTCGCACAGGACACGGTGGGTGCGGCGCTGGCCTGCGCGGAGGTGCCGGATGTGGCGGTCGTCACGGACGACGAGCTGGCCGGCCGGGAACTGGCGGCGCTCGGCGCGCGGATCGTCCCGGACGTCCCAGGCGGCGGTCTGAACGCCGCGCTGGCCCATGGCGCGGCGGTCGTACGGCGGCACCGTCCCGGTGCCGCGGTCGCGGCCCTGAACGCCGATCTGCCGGCCCTGCGCCCCGCGGAACTGTCCCGGGTGCTGGCCGCCGCCGCGGAATTCCCCCGGGCATTTCTGCCGGATGCGGCCGGGGTGGGCACGACTTTGCTGGCGGCAAGCCGCGGCCGGGAATTGCGTCCGGCGTTCGGCGTGGATTCCCGCGCCCGCCACCGGGCCTCCGGCGCCGCGGAACTGGCGCCGGCGGGCGTCGATTCGGTACGGCAGGACGTGGACACCGGCGCGGACCTGCGCGCGGCACTGGCGCTGGGGGTGGGCCGGTTCACGGCGGTGGTGGCGGCGGGGCTGCTGATCCCGGGCTCCGGGGACTCCCACTAGGCTGACGGCCATGCAGGCCACCGCGTACACCTACGACCCGCAGACCCGCAGCGGACAGGTGCTCCTCGACGACGGCACACCCGTGCCCTTCGACGCCGCCGCGTTCGACGCCGGCGGCCTGCTGCTGCTCCGCCCCGGGCAGCGGGTGCGGATCGAGACGGAGGGCGAGGGGGACGCGGTGCGGATCACCCTCGTAACCCTCCAGACCCTGTAACCCCCCTTACACACGCCGCGGGCCGGGCTCCCGAGGGAGTCCGGCCCGGCGCGTGAGTGCCCTGGCGGCCTTACGACGTCGCCTTGCGGGCGGTCGTCTTCTTGGCGGTGGTCTTGCGGGCCGTCGACTTCTTGGCCGGGGCCTTCTTCGCGGTGACCTTCTTCGCCGGGGCCTTCTTGGCGGTGGTCTTCTTCGCCGCGGTGGTCTTGGCGGTCGCCGTGGTCTTCTTGGCGGGCGCCTTCTTCGCCGTGGTCTTCTTCGCGGCGGCCGTCGTCGTCTTCTTCGCCGGCGTCGCCTTCTTCGCCGTGGTCTTCTTCGCCGCACCCGTCGTCTTCTTGGCGGCGGCCTTCTTGCCGGCGGCCTTGGCGATGGTGGGCGGCGGGCCGGACAGGCTGCCCTTCGGCGCCTTCTTGACAGCCACCTCGCCACCACGCGGGAGCTTCTTCGAGCCGCTCACCAGGTCCTTGAAGCCCTGACCGGCGCGGAAACGCGGCACGGAGGTCTTCTTGACCCGAACCCGCTCGCCCGTCTGAGGGTTGCGGGCGTAACGGGCGGGGCGGTCCACCTTCTCGAAGGACCCGAAGCCGGTGACCGAGACCCGCTCGCCCGCGACGACCGCGCGGACGATGGCGTCCAGGACATGATCGACAGCATCGGCGGCCTGCTGGCGGCCACCCAACTTGTCGGCAATCGCTTCTACGAGCTGCGCCTTGTTCACGTCTTCCCCTTCGGAGACATCGCCAGAACGAAAGTGTTCAAGCTTTTTCGCACGTTAGGCAGATATATACCGCAAATCAAACACGAAACGGGCTTATCACCCTTGTGCCGCAACGGACTCGGCCGTCTCGGACGGTTTCAACGGTCCGCTTCGGGGATCCGACCCGCGTCGAGATCCGCCGTGAACCGATCGAGCCGCCTTGCCGCGTCGGCGAGGTCGTGCTTGGCCGCGGCCGTAATGACCAGCAGCTTCCGGGTCAGCGCCACCCGTACGCCCTCCGGGACTTGCAGTGCGCGCACCCTTGCGTGCGCTTCCTTGAGTTGGTTCGCGACCGCCGTATAGAGCTGGAGTTGGCCGTCGTGTTCCATGCACAGATTGTGCCATCTGGGGCGAGTTGTCGCCTGCGCAGGGGGGCAACTACCGCCTCAATTGGCCTTCCAGGCACTTGCGAAGGAGCCGAACACAGCACTCACGTACCCCATCAACGACCTTCATAACACGGGAAGTTGAGAGAATCCGCAGGGTGCCGCCGGTGCGGCCGGGAGCAGACATGGCTGTACCCCCGATCGAGGCGATCGGGGGTACAGACGGGGTGTCGAGGTGGCCGAAATCCGACCCTGAGAGGGTCTGGCCGGCCGCCGGATCAGACCTGGAGCGTGCGCGGCTTGTAGGCGGGCCGCCCGGCCTCGTAGGCGGCGATGTCGGACTCGTTCCGCAGCGTGATGGAGATGTCGTCCAGGCCGTTCAGCAGCCGCCAGCGGGAGTTCTCGTCCAGCTCGAAGGAGGCGGTGATGCCCTCGGCGCGCACCTCACGCGCCTGGAGGTCCACCGTGACCTCGGCGGTCGGGTCGGCTTCCGTCAGCTCCCACAGGGCGTCCACGATCTTCTGGTCCAGGACCACCGTGAGCAGGCCGTTCTTCAGCGAGTTGCCGCGGAAGATGTCGGCGAAGCGGGAGGAGATCACGGCCTTGAAGCCGTAGTTCTGCAGCGCCCACACGGCGTGCTCGCGCGAGGAGCCGGTGCCGAAGTCGGGGCCGGCGACCAGGACCGTGGCGCCCTGCCGCTCGGGCCGGTTGAGCACGAACTCGGGGTCCTTGCGCCAGGCCTCGAACAGTCCGTCCTCGAAGCCGTCGCGGGTGACCTTCTTGAGCCAGTGGGCGGGGATGATCTGGTCGGTGTCGACGTTGCTGCGGCGCAGCGGGACGGCCCGGCCGGTGTGGGTGGTGAAGGCTTCCATGATTCTCAGACTCCAGCGGGCGCGGGGGCGTCGGTCAGGTCGGCGGGCGAGGCCAGGTGGCCCAGGACGGCGGTGGCCGCCGCGACCTGCGGGGACACCAGGTGCGTACGGCCGCCCTTGCCCTGCCGGCCCTCGAAGTTGCGGTTGGAGGTGGAGGCGGAGCGCTCGCCCGGGGCCAGCTGGTCGGGGTTCATGCCGAGGCACATCGAGCAGCCCGCGTGCCGCCATTCGGCGCCGGCCTCCTTGAAGACCACGTCCAGGCCCTCGGAGACGGCCTGCAGACCGACCCGCGCGGAGCCGGGCACGACCAGCATCCGTACGCCGTCGGCGACTTTGCGGCCGCGCAGGATGCCGGCGGCGGCGCGCAGGTCCTCGATGCGGCCGTTGGTGCACGAGCCTACGAAGACGGTGTCCACGCTGATGGAGCGCAGCGGCTGGCCGGCCGCCAACCCCATGTATTCCAGGGCCTTTTCGGCGGCCAGGCGCTCCGAAGCGTCTTCGTACGAAGCCGGGTCGGGGACGGACGCCGAAAGCGGCGCGCCCTGGCCGGGGTTGGTGCCCCAGGTGACGAACGGCGACAGCTCGGCGGCGTCGATGACCACCTCGGCGTCGAAGACGGCGTCGTCGTCGGTGCGCAGGGTCTTCCAGTACGCCACGGCCGCGTCCCAGTCGGCGCCCTCGGGGGCGTGCGGGCGGCCCTTGAGGTACTCGAAGGTGGTCTCGTCCGGGGCGATCATGCCGGCCCGGGCACCGGCCTCGATCGACATGTTGCAGATGGTCATCCGGGCCTCCATCGAGAGCTTCTCGATGGCGGGGCCGCGGTACTCCAGGACGTAGCCCTGGCCGCCGCCGGTGCCGATCCTCGCGATGATCGCCAGGATCAGGTCCTTGGCGGTGACACCGTCGGGCAGCTCGCCCTCGACGGTGATGGCCATGGTCTTCGGGCGGGCCATGGGCAGCGTCTGGGTGGCCAGCACGTGCTCGACCTGCGAGGTGCCGATGCCGAACGCCAGCGCGCCGAAGGCTCCGTGCGTGGAGGTGTGCGAGTCGCCGCAGACGACCGTGGTGCCGGGCTGGGTCAGGCCCAGCTGCGGGCCGACGACGTGGACGACGCCCTGTTCGACGTCGCCCAGCGGGTGCAGCCGCACGCCGAACTCGGCGCAGTTCTTGCGCAGGGTCTCCAGCTGGGCGCGGGAGACCGGGTCGGCGATCGGCTTGTCGATGTCGAGGGTCGGGGTGTTGTGATCCTCGGTCGCGATGGTGAGGTCGAGGCGGCGGACCTTCCGGCCGCTCTTGCGCAGACCGTCGAAGGCCTGGGGGCTGGTCACCTCGTGCAGCAGGTGCAGATCGATGTAGAGGAGGTCGGGCTCGCCCTCGGCGCGCCGGACGACGTGGTCGTCCCAGACCTTCTCCGCGAGTGTCCTACCCATCGCTTTCCCTCCGGCCGGCAAGCGTCCACCGACCCAACTAGAGATCTTGAGGGGCGGTGGCTGCCCTGTACCGGGCCCCTGAACGTCGTGATTCCGGGCGTCCACCGCCAGGCCCGTTGGTCCTCGGGCCGCCGTGTGGTTCCAGGGTGGCGCGTTCCACGGAAAATTGAACTTGCGTTTCACAGAGTGAGACGCGAGTATCGTTGCATGGACAACAGTAGCGGCGTCGGCGTTCTGGACAAGGCGGCCCTCGTCCTGAGCGCTCTGGAGTCCGGTCCGGCCACCCTCGCGGGTCTGGTCGGGGCCACCGGACTGGCACGACCCACGGCCCACCGCCTGGCCGTGGCCCTGGAACACCACCGCCTGGTGGCACGCGACATGCAGGGCCGGTTCATCCTCGGCCCGCGCCTGGCCGAGCTCGCGGCGGCGGCGGGCGAGGACCGCCTGCTGGCCACGGCGGGCCCCGTGCTCACCCACCTCCGTGATGTCACCGGCGAGAGCGCCCAGCTCTACCGGCGCCAGGGTGACATGCGGATCTGTGTGGCCGCGGCGGAACGTCTCTCCGGCCTGCGGGACACGGTCCCGGTCGGCTCCACGCTCACCATGAAGGCGGGCTCCTCGGCGCAGATCCTGCTCGCCTGGGAGGAGCCGGAGCGGCTGCACCGGGGCCTGCAGGGCGCCCGCTTCACGGCGACGGCCCTGTCCGGCGTACGGCGGCGCGGCTGGGCCCAGTCCATCGGCGAGCGCGAGCCGGGCGTCGCCTCCGTCTCGGCTCCCGTGCGCGGGCCCTCCAACCGCGTGGTGGCCGCCGTGTCCGTCTCCGGCCCCATCGAGCGCCTGACCCGGCACCCGGGCCGCATGCACGCCCAGGCGGTCATCGACGCGGCGGCCCGCCTCTCGGAGGCCCTGCGCCGCTCGGGCTGACAGCACCCGGCAGCACGACAAGCCCCCGCCCCGGGAAGGCCGCCTCAACGCCGCGGCAGGCCCTCCCCGGGGCGGGGGCGAACTCTTCACCTCGAAGGGGCACCCCTCCGCCCCCGGGCGACTAGACGCCCGCCCCCTTCCCCGACCGGTAAGCGAACCGGTCCCTGGCATAACGGCCCCGCTTCTCCAGCGGAACCTGACCGTGCGCGGCGGCCAGTCCGAACGCCGGCATGTCGCCGTAGACCGCCTCGTAGGACCCCTCCGGCACGACGTACGTCTCGTGCCATATCCCCACCTGCCCGCGCAGCTTCCCGGCCCGCTCCAGGCGGTTGAGCCGCGCCCACGCCTTGTGGTGGAACGCGTCCGGGGCCGTCGCGTAGGCGTACAGCTTCTCCTTGGACTCCCAGTACTGCACGACGTAGTACGTCCGTGGCGACGCCGTCAGCAGGACCTTGGCCAGCAGGCCCCGCGCGGGGTCCTTCTCCAGTTCGCGCAGCATGCGGAACATGCCCAGCAGCACGGGCAGCCACAGCCGCACGGCCGGGAAACGGTTGACGCGCATGCCGATCAGCAGGACGACGACCTCGCCCCGCGCGTCGGCGGTGGTACGGGACACCATGACTTCTCCCTCATTGGTGAGCGGCGCTATCCAACGACTACCTGTTTAGATAGTGCTCCTATCCAAGAAGGGGCGCAAGGGATGCGGCTTGCCGAGCTGAGCAGACACAGCGGTGTGTCCACCGCGACGATCAAGTACTACCTGCGCGAAGGGCTGTTGCCGCCCGGCCGCCAGATCAACGCCACGACGGCCGAGTACGGCGAGGAGCACCTGCGCCGGCTGCGCCTGGTGCGGGCGATGATCCAGGTGGGCCGGCTGCCGGTGTCGACCGTGCGCGAGGTGCTGGGGCACGTGGACGACGACTCCCTGGGCCGCTCCATCCGGCTGGGCGCCGCCCTGTGGGCGCTGCCGCAGGTGCCGGAGCCGGACGAGGACGACGAGTACGTCCGGGCCGCGCGCCAGGAGGTCGCCGCGCTCCTGGACCGGCTGGGCTGGCAGAACGCCAAGCTGCTCGCGACCATCTCCCCCGCCTACCGCTCGCTGGTGGTGGCGGTGGCCGCGCTCCGGCGGCTCGGCTACGACTGGGGGGCGGAACGGCTCGCGCCGTACGCCGAGTTGATGCACCGCACGGCCGTCCTGGACCTGGACAACCTGGAGGCCCAGCCGTCGGAGGCGGAGCGGATCGAGACCGCGGTCCTCGGGGCGGTCCTCAACGAGCCGCTGCTTCGGGCCCTGCACCGACTGGCCCAGGAAGAGGAGACGGCACGGCGGTACGGCTTCGAGTGAGCCGGCGGGGGAGAAACGGCGAAGGCCCTCCACCGAGGTGGAGGGCCTTCCCTGTGCGTACCCCCGACCGGATTCGAACCGGCGCTACCGCCTTGAGAGGGCGGCGTGCTAGGCCGCTACACAACGGGGGCGTGGATCTTACGTTTCCGCAGATCCGAGCTGGTCTACCTGGACTCGAACCAAGACTAACTGAACCAGAATCAGTCGTGCTGCCAATTACACCATAGACCAATGATGGTTTAGACCAGTCAGTACCCCCGACCGGATTCGAACCGGCGCTACCGCCTTGAGAGGGCGGCGTGCTAGGCCGCTACACAACGGGGGCCCTAGCGATCCCGACAAGATCGAGATCAGTACCCCCGACCGGATTCGAACCGGCGCTACTGCCTTGAGAGGGCAGCGTGCTAGGCCGCTACACAACGGGGGCTTTGCAGATAAGCTCTGCGAGCTGGCCTACCTGGACTCGAACCAAGACTAACTGAACCAGAATCAGTCGTGCTGCCAATTACACCATAGGCCACTGGAACTCAAGCCCCTGCGGGGATCTCGTTCTAGCTTGCTCCTCGGGGCTCCGGCCTTTCGGCCCGCTCCCCTCGGCGCAGAAAGAACATTACCCGAAGGTGGACGGGGCTCCAAAACGGGTATCGGCGCGGACGAGCGCGGGGAGTTCGGAGAGGGTCGAGATCCGGTGCGCGACGGGCTGTCCGGCGGGCCGCACGAGGGCGGTCCCGCGGTCGATCCACACGGACAGCAGCCCGGCCTCGGCGGCGCCCCGACCGTCGATCTCCGGGTGGTCGCCGACGTAGGCCACCTCGTGCGGGGGCAGCCCCAGCGCCTCGCAGGCCGCGTGGAAGGCGCCGGCCTCCGGCTTGGAGACGCCCAGGTCGGCCGCGCACAGAACCGATTCGAAGCGGTCGAGGAGGCCGAGGGTGCGCAGCTTGTGCTCCTGGACCAGGAGGCTGGAGTTGGAGAGCACCGCGTGCCGGTAGTCGGCCGCGAGGGCGTCCAGGGCGGGCAGGACGTCCGGGAACAGGCTCCAGGCGGCCTCGTAGTGGGCGAAATAGCGCTCGAACCAGGCGTCGGCCTCGTCGTCGGTCAGGTCCCGGCCCAGAAAGACGCGGGTGCGGTCGCGACGCTGCGTGACGAAGTCCACCTCGCCGGCGGAGAACCGGGCCCACTGGGCATCGGTGATCTCCCGCCAGCGCAGCAGGGCCCGCTCGACGCCCCCGTACGCGGCGAACAGCCCCTCGGCCAGCAGATGGGCCCGCATGCCCTCCCGGTCCGCGCTCGTGTAGTCGAAGAGGGTGTCGTCCACGTCCCAGACGACGGCTCGGATCGTCATACGGCCGACGGTACCGCCGGGGCCCGGACCCGCGCGGAGAAAGCGCGCGATCCGATGGGACACCAGGCGCTCACATCGGGTGACGAACGCCTGAGGGGCGGCGCCCGGAGTCCGGGTGCCGCCCCTCAGGCGTGTGTGGCGTCGGTCACGCGGTGAGCTTGGCCAGGGCCGCGTCGATCCTGGCCAGCGTCTTCTCCTTGCCCAGGACTTCCAGGGACTCGAAGAGGGGCAGGCCGACGGTGCGGCCGGTGACGGCCACGCGGACCGGTGCCTGGGCCTTGCCGAGCTTGAGGCCGTGCGCCTCGCCGGCGGCCAGGACGGCCTCCTTCAGGGACTCCGCCGAGGTCCAGTCCGCCGCCTCCAGCTTCTCGCGCGCGGTGCGCAGCAGGGCGTCGCTGCCCTCCTTCATCGCCTTCGTCCAGGAGGCCTCGTCCTCGACCGGCTCCGGCAGGAACAGGAAGTCGACGTTGGCGGTGATCTCCGACAGGACCTTCAGGCGGGTCTGGGCGTGCGGGGCGATCGCCTGCCACTTGGCCTCGTCGAAGTCCTCCGGCGCCCACGGCGCGAACGGGGCCCTCAGCCACGGCCGGCAGCGCTCGGTGAACTCCTTCACATCCAGCATGCGGATGTGGTCGCCGTTGATCGCCTCGCACTTCTTCAGGTCGAAGCGGGCCGGGTTGGGGTTCACGTCGGAGATGTCGAAGGCCCGGACCATCTCCTCGATCGTGAAGATGTCCTGGTCCGCGGAGAGCGACCAGCCCAGCAGGGACAGGTAGTTGAGCAGGCCCTCGGGCAGGAAACCCTGCTCGCGGTAGAGGTTCAGCGACGACTGCGGGTCGCGCTTGGACAGCTTCTTGTTGCCCTCGCCCATCACGTACGGCAGGTGGCCGAACTCCGGGACCCGCTTGGCGACGCCCAGTTCGATCAGCGCCTTGTACAGCGCGATCTGGCGCGGGGTGGAGGAGAGCAGGTCCTCACCGCGCAGGACGTGGGTGATCTCCATCAGCGCGTCGTCGACCGGGTTGACCAGCGTGTACAGCGGGGCGCCGTTCGCGCGGACGATGCCGTAGTCGGGCACGTTCTCCGGGGTGAAGGTCAGCTCGCCGCGGACCAGGTCGGTGAACGTGATCGTCTCGTCCGGCATCCGGAAGCGCACGATGGGCTCGCGGCCCTGCGCCTTGTACTGCTCGACCTGCTCGGCGCTCAGGTCCCGGCAGTGGCCGTCGTAGCCGGAGGGCCGGCCCGCGGCCCGGGCGGCCTCGCGGCGGGTGTCCAGCTCCTCCTGGGAGCAGTAGCAGTGGTAGGCGTAGCCGCCGTCCAGGAGCTTGCGGGCGACGTCCTGGTAGATGTCCATCCGCTGCGACTGGCGGTACGGCGCGTGCGGGCCGCCGACCTCGGGGCCCTCGTCCCAGTCGAAGCCGAGCCAGCGCATCGCGTCGAGGAGCTGGTTGTAGGACTCCTCGGAGTCGCGGGCCGCGTCGGTGTCCTCGATGCGGAAGACCAGGGTGCCCTGGTGGTGCCGGGCGAAGGCCCAGTTGAACAGGGCGGTGCGCACCAGGCCCACGTGCGGGTTACCGGTGGGCGAGGGGCAGAAACGGACGCGTACAGGTGCGCTAGCCACGCTTGACAACCTTGTTGGTGAGAGTGCCGATGCCTTCGATGGTGACGGCGACCTCGTCGCCGACGTGCAGGGGGCCGACCCCCGCGGGGGTTCCGGTGAGGATGACGTCGCCGGGGAGCAGCGTCATGGCCTCCGAGATGTTGACGACCAGGTCCTCGATCGGGTGGATCATCTCGCTCGTGCGGCCCAGCTGACGCTGTTCGCCGTTGACGGTGAGCTGGATGGTCAGGTCGTTCGCGCGGGCGAGGTCCAGGTCCGTCTCCACCCAGGGGCCGAGCGGGCAGGAACTGTCGAAGCCCTTGGCACGGGCCCACTGCTTCTCACGCCGCTGCACATCACGGGCGGTGACGTCGATGGCGCAGGTGTAGCCGAGGATGACGTCCTTCACGCGGTCGCGCGGGACCTCGCGGCACATCCGGCCGATGACGACGGCCAGCTCGGCCTCGTGGTGCAGCTCCCGGGAGAACGACGGGTACTGGATCTCGTCGCCGGGGCCGATCACCGAGGTGGACGGCTTGAAGAAGGCGAACGGTGCGTCGGGCACCTCGTTGCCCAGCTCGCGGGCGTGCTCGGAGTAGTTGCGGCCGAATGCCACGACTTTGTTGGGGAGCACCGGCGGCAGCAGCCTGACCTTGCTGAGCGGCACCTTCGTCCCGGACAGCTCGAAGTCCGCGAACGGGATGCCCTTGATGATGTCGAGGACGAGTTCGTCCTGCTTGTCGCCCTCGACCGCGCCGAAGGCTACGTTCCCGTCGATGGAGAACCTGGCGATGCGCACGGGATGCTCGCGCCCCTCACTGAGAACCGGCGTATTGACGCCCCAGGTTATCGGAGCTATAGGACGCTCACCGCTGCTGGGGGTGTCGGCGCAGGTCAGAGGCGGGTCACCGGGATTCTGGACGGCTCGGTCGGCGCCGTGCCGGATATGTACACGCGCCCGCTGGACGCGTACGCGTACATACGGGCGCGGCCGGAGGGATCGTCGGGTGATCCCTCCGGCCGCGCCCGGTGATGATGCCGTCGGTCACTCGCCCGCCGGGGCGCCCGAGCCCACCGGGACCTCCATGAGGACGGTGCGCCGGGGGTTGGCGGTCTGGGCGGGGAGGTCGACGGGGTGCTCCGGCAGCTCGGGCGTGTGCAGCTCGCCGGCGTCCTTCAGGTGCGCCAGGGTCGTGCGTCGCGGATTGGCTATCTTGCGGAACATCATCGTCGTCTTCACCGTTGTCGTCCTGTGCCCTCTGGTGGAGTGGGTTGGCAGAGTCGCCCGTCTTGTAAAGCGTCAGGCTAAACATCCGATTCCCCGACGAAGTCGCCAAGTGTCACCGAGAAGTGTGTGAGTTTGCTCACCAACTCATGGGCAAACCGGTCAATTCCGGCCGTCAACCGGTCCTAACGAAACGGACATTGGGCCCCTGAAGCCACCATTCCGCTCCTGATCATGGCGACTGGGACACCTGACACCCACCGGCAACTCGCCGATGTATGCCCGTTTTCGACCGAATATGACTCAACGGCTGGTAACCCACCCCTCACAGGTTGTCACAGAGGTCACAGCTCGGCCCGCCGCCCTTGTTGGAGATCCTGCACTGTGCTGGAATTCCACGGACCGCCGCGGGATCGAGCCGGCGCACAGGGGGCGCGACACAGCGCCGAGTGGCGGCGAGACAGGGGGAAGCCAGCGCCGGTCACTCAAGACCACCCGGGGGGCGTATTCAGGGCGCTCCCCACAACGCCGACACCGTGTCCCTCCGTTCATCCGGAGGGGCGCCTGGTCCAGAGGTTGCGACGCTAGTGCAGGGACGTTTCAAGAGGGATGGCAGCGCTTCGGCGGAGCCGGAGCCGCACGGCGGGACCGACCGCGGTTCGACGCCCCAGCACGCCCAGGGTCCGGGCCCGGCCCCGGCCAAGGACGGCGGCGGACGGCCCGGCGCCCCCGCCCTGTCGGCCCCCGCGAAGACGGCTCCCTCCGGCTCCCCCACGCCGACGGTGAAGCCCGCCCCGGGCGGTCCCGCCGGCCCCGGTTCCCGGCTGGCCCTGCGCAACTGGCGCATCTCCACCCGCCTGGTGTCGCTGCTCGCGCTCCCCGTGGTGGCGGCCACCTCGCTGGGCGCCCTGCGAATCAACGAGAGCCTGAACGACATCCAGCAGCTCGACAACATGAAGCTGCTGACGGAGATGACCAAGCAGGCCACCGAGCTGGCCGCGGCGCTCCAGGAGGAACGCGACCAGTCCGCCGGCCCGCTGGCGCACGGCGGTCTGACCTCGAGCGACTACCAGATCAAGGCCTACCAGCAGAAGACCGACCGGGCCCGCGACGACTTCCTGGACGACTCCGAGAAGATCGACGCGGCGAGCAAGGACGGCAAGCTCCAGGGCGTGCGTGACGCGCTCGTCGGCCTCGCCAACCAGCTGGACGACCTGGCCAAGATCCGCCAGAAGGCGTACGGGTCGAAGCAGAACGCCTCCCAGACGATCGAGTCCTACCACCGGCTCATCACCCAGCTGATCGGCCTGTCCCAGGACATGGCCGAGGCGTCCAGCAACCCG
This window harbors:
- a CDS encoding HAD family hydrolase — encoded protein: MTIRAVVWDVDDTLFDYTSADREGMRAHLLAEGLFAAYGGVERALLRWREITDAQWARFSAGEVDFVTQRRDRTRVFLGRDLTDDEADAWFERYFAHYEAAWSLFPDVLPALDALAADYRHAVLSNSSLLVQEHKLRTLGLLDRFESVLCAADLGVSKPEAGAFHAACEALGLPPHEVAYVGDHPEIDGRGAAEAGLLSVWIDRGTALVRPAGQPVAHRISTLSELPALVRADTRFGAPSTFG
- the gltX gene encoding glutamate--tRNA ligase; translated protein: MASAPVRVRFCPSPTGNPHVGLVRTALFNWAFARHHQGTLVFRIEDTDAARDSEESYNQLLDAMRWLGFDWDEGPEVGGPHAPYRQSQRMDIYQDVARKLLDGGYAYHCYCSQEELDTRREAARAAGRPSGYDGHCRDLSAEQVEQYKAQGREPIVRFRMPDETITFTDLVRGELTFTPENVPDYGIVRANGAPLYTLVNPVDDALMEITHVLRGEDLLSSTPRQIALYKALIELGVAKRVPEFGHLPYVMGEGNKKLSKRDPQSSLNLYREQGFLPEGLLNYLSLLGWSLSADQDIFTIEEMVRAFDISDVNPNPARFDLKKCEAINGDHIRMLDVKEFTERCRPWLRAPFAPWAPEDFDEAKWQAIAPHAQTRLKVLSEITANVDFLFLPEPVEDEASWTKAMKEGSDALLRTAREKLEAADWTSAESLKEAVLAAGEAHGLKLGKAQAPVRVAVTGRTVGLPLFESLEVLGKEKTLARIDAALAKLTA
- a CDS encoding fumarylacetoacetate hydrolase family protein — protein: MRIARFSIDGNVAFGAVEGDKQDELVLDIIKGIPFADFELSGTKVPLSKVRLLPPVLPNKVVAFGRNYSEHARELGNEVPDAPFAFFKPSTSVIGPGDEIQYPSFSRELHHEAELAVVIGRMCREVPRDRVKDVILGYTCAIDVTARDVQRREKQWARAKGFDSSCPLGPWVETDLDLARANDLTIQLTVNGEQRQLGRTSEMIHPIEDLVVNISEAMTLLPGDVILTGTPAGVGPLHVGDEVAVTIEGIGTLTNKVVKRG